From the Anoxybacillus flavithermus genome, one window contains:
- a CDS encoding ABC transporter ATP-binding protein: protein MHALQAKELTLSYGDALIIDRLNLTIPKGKITVFIGANGCGKSTLLRALARLLKPAGGAVLLDGKEIAKQPTKEIARRLAILPQSPVAPEGLTVLQLVKQGRYPYQTWLKQWSDEDERAVARALSATGLTELAERPVDSLSGGQRQRAWIAMTLAQETDIILLDEPTTYLDLAHQIDILDLLFELNATEQRTIVMVLHDLNLACRYAHHLVAIRDKTVYAEGKPEDVISRQLVKDVFQMDCQITYDPIFGTPLCIPYGKGRRILQKEGVS, encoded by the coding sequence ATGCACGCGCTGCAGGCGAAAGAATTGACATTGTCGTACGGGGATGCGCTCATTATCGATCGGTTGAACTTGACGATTCCAAAAGGGAAAATCACGGTGTTCATCGGCGCGAACGGCTGCGGCAAGTCGACGTTGCTGCGCGCCTTGGCTCGTCTGTTGAAGCCGGCAGGCGGCGCTGTCTTGCTTGATGGAAAAGAGATTGCCAAGCAGCCGACCAAGGAAATCGCCCGCCGTTTGGCCATTTTGCCGCAGTCGCCTGTGGCTCCGGAAGGATTGACGGTCCTTCAGCTCGTCAAGCAAGGGCGTTACCCATATCAAACGTGGCTCAAGCAATGGAGCGACGAAGATGAGCGCGCCGTTGCGCGCGCTTTGTCAGCAACAGGACTGACAGAGCTTGCCGAGCGGCCGGTTGATTCGCTGTCCGGCGGCCAGCGCCAGCGCGCATGGATTGCCATGACATTAGCGCAAGAAACAGACATCATCTTGCTTGACGAGCCGACCACTTACTTAGATTTGGCGCATCAAATTGATATTTTGGATTTATTGTTCGAACTCAATGCAACAGAACAGCGGACGATCGTCATGGTGCTTCACGATTTGAATTTAGCGTGCCGTTACGCCCATCATCTCGTCGCCATTCGCGATAAAACGGTGTATGCCGAAGGAAAGCCGGAGGATGTTATTTCCCGCCAGCTCGTGAAAGATGTGTTCCAAATGGATTGCCAAATCACGTACGATCCGATCTTTGGCACCCCGCTTTGCATTCCGTATGGGAAAGGACGGAGAATTTTACAGAAAGAAGGCGTATCGTGA